A window of Choloepus didactylus isolate mChoDid1 chromosome 21, mChoDid1.pri, whole genome shotgun sequence contains these coding sequences:
- the LOC119517209 gene encoding basic proline-rich protein-like has translation MGVPGTGSSEPGHLNTPARLNWGPTRESLLRPVGPPLLLLLADSQDPKPRQPPHAPHPGLSSPEPAPNTGHRASGLSGQPPNSWWEPPQRPGHSCCGSCLEIPKSRQTGGGTERAPGPGRPSSFAELPIGATASRGPGRAHRFAGVTSGEALLSLGLGWLWSLLGDSGPEGQRDPQGGGGPRTSVCCPPAPPTPRLHVAPLTGDAGLRHLQPQKPIPGGPRVPSLRPSCCWGGRVCPWGEQLHGRKPPPTRSSKFLTPLPTWPGPSLEAPLPTPASPTPNPVPTVDPPPPRPGDSMASRPQPGTGPLWTLACWAAGPSTAPAHPNPPSPPAPAPIPGLPRPYTPTVPPNLTPIPLLHPPPLVPPGPPRQSPPPPALGPDALCGSSRPRHPPHLGRPDPTTAPQPCPDPSPPDVRWPSGRVPTTVRSRPSPPGALGDPRLREAPRRHAPEPRAQLPQVDGEVPRGGLAARSRLGTPQCPTASPRRQDPRPGRPPAALSDPPGQWGLRGCGCPCLGLN, from the exons ATGG GGGTGCCGGGCACAGGCTCGTCAGAGCCCGGGCACCTCAACACCCCAGCACGGCTGAACTGGGGGCCCACAAGGGAGTCACTACTACGGCCTGTGGGGCCCCCACTTCTGCTGCTTCTCGCTGACTCCCAGGACCCCAAGCCGAGGCAGCCTCCTCATGCCCCCCACCCTGGCCTCAGCTCCCCTGAGCCTGCACCCAACACGGGTCACCGAGCGAGTG GGCTGAGCGGACAGCCCCCCAACAGCTGGTGGGAGCCCCCCCAACGGCCTGGCCACAGCTGCTGCGGCAGCTGCCTCGAAATCCCCAAATCCCGGCAAACCGGCGGCGGCACCGAGCGAGCCCCTGGCCCAGGCCGCCCCTCGTCCTTCGCTGAACTGCCCATTGGGGCCACAGCCAGTAGGGG CCCCGGACGTGCCCACAGGTTTGCAGGTGTCACCTCGGGAGAGGCACTGCTgtccctggggctggggtggctgTGGTCACTGCTCGGGGACTCAGGGCCCGAGGGGCAGCGGGatccccagggtgggggtggcccCAGGACCAGCGTGTGCTGCCCGCCAGCTCCGCCGACACCCCGTCTTCATGTGGCCCCACTCACAGGAGATGCTGGTCTCAG GCATCTGCAGCCGCAGAAACCGATCCCGGGCGGCCCCCGGGTCCCCAGCCTCCGGCCCAGCTGCTGCTGGGGGGGCCGCGTCTGTCCTTGGGGCGAACAGCTGCATGGCCGGAAGCCCCCCCCAACCCGGAGCAG CAAATTCCTGACCCCCCTCCCGACATGGCCAGGGCCCTCCCTCGAGGCCCCGCTGCCCACACCGGCCTCGCCGACCCCCAACCCCGTCCCCACCGtcgacccacccccaccccgacctGGAGACAGCATGGCCAGCAGGCCCCAGCCAGGGACGGGGCCACTGTGGACGCTTGCCTGCTGGGCTGCAGGCCCCTCTAcggcccctgcccaccccaacCCACCCTCACCCCCGGCCCCTGCTCCGATCCCTGGCCTCCCTCGGCCCTACACCCCCACTGTCCCCCCAAacctcacccccatccccctgCTCCATCCCCCGCCCCTCGTGCCCCCCGGCCCCCCACGCCAGTCCCCAccgcccccagccctgggccctgaCGCCCTCTGCGGCTCCTCCAGGCCTCGGCACCCCCCCCACCTGGGGCGCCCTGACCCCACCACTGCTCCTCAGCCCTGCCCGGACCCCTCACCCCCGGACGTGCGGTGGCCTTCTGGACGCGTTCCCACCACCGTCCGGAGCCGACCCTCCCCTCCTGGGGCCCTCGGGGACCCCCGCCTGCGCGAGGCCCCACGTCGTCACGCCCCAGAGCCCAGGGCCCAGCTCCCCCAGGTGGACGGCGAGGTCCCGAGGGGAGGCCTGGCTGCCCGGTCCCGCCTGGGCACCCCACAGTGCCCCACTGCCTCCCCACGTCGGCAGGACCCTCGCCCCGGCCGACCTCCGGCTGCCCTCTCAGACCCCCCGGGGCAGTGGGGCCTCAGGGGGTGTGGCTGCCCGTGCCTCGGCTTGAACTGA